Proteins from a single region of Rhodovibrio salinarum DSM 9154:
- a CDS encoding Dps family protein has product MDKINSGISAEDRKRLAEGLSRALADSYTLYLKTQNYHWNVEGPHFKALHDLFEEQYTDLATAVDDIAERIRALGHRAPGSYSEFQEIGAVKEDTEQPDAMTMVRRLAEDQETVANTFRQVLKTAGEASDVATDDLLSARVRTHEKNAWMLRAHLGK; this is encoded by the coding sequence ATGGATAAGATCAATTCCGGGATCTCCGCCGAGGATCGCAAGCGCCTTGCCGAGGGCCTGTCGCGCGCCCTCGCCGACAGCTACACGCTGTACCTGAAGACCCAGAACTACCACTGGAACGTCGAGGGACCGCACTTCAAGGCGCTGCACGACCTGTTCGAGGAGCAATACACCGACCTCGCCACCGCGGTGGACGATATCGCCGAGCGCATCCGCGCCCTGGGCCACCGGGCACCCGGCAGCTACTCCGAGTTCCAGGAGATCGGCGCGGTCAAGGAGGACACCGAGCAACCCGACGCGATGACGATGGTCCGCCGCCTCGCCGAGGACCAGGAGACGGTCGCCAACACCTTCAGGCAGGTGCTCAAGACCGCCGGCGAGGCCTCCGACGTCGCCACCGATGACCTGCTGTCCGCGCGCGTGCGTACGCACGAGAAGAACGCCTGGATGCTGCGCGCGCACCTGGGCAAGTAA
- a CDS encoding DUF721 domain-containing protein, which yields MAQNNGGKPARGRISQAGTSAAGQQPGDGRRRSMSALGANVERVTRSVLGKRALAEASLIAEWPSVVGAEFARTCQPRRLVFPDRKARREATLVLRVKPGEATRLAHLEPILVDRVNGFFGYQAVKRLKLEQGHLVDRTPPTRPRAQPTLSESESQAARARISGIEDDRLRAALTRLSERLSGEGSNGDLNG from the coding sequence ATGGCGCAAAACAACGGTGGCAAGCCCGCACGCGGGCGGATCTCCCAGGCGGGCACGTCCGCCGCCGGGCAGCAGCCGGGCGACGGGCGCCGGCGGTCGATGAGTGCGCTCGGCGCAAACGTCGAGCGGGTCACCCGAAGCGTGCTGGGCAAGCGCGCGCTCGCGGAGGCGAGCCTGATCGCCGAATGGCCGTCGGTCGTGGGCGCGGAGTTTGCACGCACCTGCCAGCCGCGCCGGCTGGTCTTCCCGGACCGCAAGGCCCGGCGGGAAGCGACGCTGGTGCTCCGCGTCAAACCGGGCGAAGCGACGCGCCTGGCGCACCTGGAGCCGATCCTGGTCGACCGGGTAAACGGCTTTTTCGGTTACCAGGCGGTCAAACGGCTGAAGCTGGAGCAGGGTCATCTGGTCGATCGCACGCCCCCAACCCGCCCGCGCGCGCAACCGACCCTGAGCGAGTCCGAGTCGCAAGCCGCCCGCGCGCGGATTTCGGGCATCGAGGACGACCGCCTGCGCGCGGCTCTCACCCGCCTGTCCGAGCGGCTCTCCGGCGAGGGTTCCAACGGCGACTTAAACGGATAG
- the mutY gene encoding A/G-specific adenine glycosylase — protein MSEPASVASDTIAERLLAWYDRHARRLPWRAPPGQRADPYHVWLSEVMLQQTTVQTVQPYFHDFLSRWPSVHELAAAPREDVLAAWAGLGYYARARNLHACAQVVSRELGGVFPDTEAGLRKLPGIGPYTAAAIAAIAFDRPSAPLDGNIERVVARLFAVEDPLPGAKETLRARMGAIVPQQRPGDFAQAMMDLGAGICQPRKPRCMLCPLSDVCTASARGIAVDLPVKAAKKAKPTRQAVAFWTVRADGCVLLRRRPDKGLLGGMLEVPSTDWTEAPWAEGAAFAQAPISASWTELPGVVRHTFTHFHFTITVWAAEVPAHTRAETGEWWPFERLSDAGLPTVMRKIADHAVKKAAE, from the coding sequence ATGAGCGAGCCCGCAAGCGTTGCATCCGACACGATCGCCGAGCGTCTGTTGGCCTGGTACGACCGGCACGCCCGCCGGCTGCCGTGGCGTGCCCCGCCGGGCCAGCGGGCGGATCCGTATCACGTCTGGCTGTCGGAGGTGATGCTGCAGCAGACCACCGTGCAGACGGTGCAGCCGTATTTCCACGATTTCTTGAGCCGCTGGCCAAGCGTCCACGAACTTGCCGCCGCCCCGCGGGAGGACGTGCTCGCGGCCTGGGCGGGGCTGGGTTACTACGCCCGGGCGCGCAACCTGCACGCCTGCGCGCAAGTCGTCAGCCGAGAACTCGGTGGTGTGTTTCCCGATACGGAAGCAGGTCTGCGCAAGTTGCCGGGGATCGGGCCCTATACCGCCGCCGCGATCGCCGCGATCGCGTTCGATCGGCCGAGCGCGCCGCTCGACGGCAACATCGAGCGGGTGGTCGCGCGCCTGTTCGCGGTCGAGGACCCGCTGCCCGGGGCGAAGGAGACGCTGCGCGCGCGCATGGGCGCGATCGTGCCGCAGCAACGTCCGGGCGATTTCGCGCAGGCGATGATGGACCTGGGTGCTGGCATCTGCCAGCCGCGCAAGCCCCGCTGCATGCTCTGCCCGCTGTCGGATGTCTGCACCGCCAGTGCGCGGGGGATCGCGGTCGACTTGCCAGTCAAGGCGGCAAAGAAGGCGAAGCCGACGCGTCAGGCGGTCGCCTTTTGGACGGTGCGTGCGGATGGCTGCGTGCTGTTGCGTCGCCGCCCGGACAAGGGCCTGCTGGGCGGCATGTTGGAGGTGCCTTCGACCGACTGGACGGAAGCCCCCTGGGCGGAGGGGGCCGCGTTTGCCCAGGCGCCCATATCGGCCAGTTGGACCGAGTTGCCGGGCGTGGTGCGTCACACCTTCACCCATTTCCATTTCACCATCACCGTCTGGGCGGCCGAGGTGCCCGCGCATACCCGTGCCGAGACCGGCGAATGGTGGCCGTTCGAGCGCCTGTCCGATGCCGGCCTGCCCACCGTGATGCGGAAGATCGCCGATCATGCGGTGAAGAAGGCGGCGGAGTAA
- a CDS encoding F0F1 ATP synthase subunit B family protein, which translates to MPQFNPEWFASQIFWLIVAFVGLYLIMSRVALPRMAQIMEERQDKIEDDLAKAEKLRQEAEEVYQSYEQQLAEARQQAQKTMKETSDQLDKEQRERHDAFTQELDQKIADAEQRIDSAKQQALDNLQSVAGDVAQQASAKLLGDKIAKEKADAAVKNAMKQSQEGGQA; encoded by the coding sequence ATGCCTCAGTTCAACCCGGAATGGTTCGCGAGCCAGATTTTCTGGCTGATCGTGGCCTTCGTGGGCCTCTACCTCATCATGAGTCGCGTCGCCCTGCCGCGCATGGCGCAGATCATGGAGGAGCGGCAGGACAAGATCGAGGACGACCTCGCCAAGGCGGAAAAGCTCCGCCAAGAGGCCGAGGAAGTCTACCAGTCCTATGAGCAACAGCTGGCTGAAGCCCGGCAGCAGGCTCAGAAGACGATGAAGGAAACCAGCGACCAGCTGGACAAGGAACAGCGCGAGCGGCACGACGCCTTCACCCAGGAGCTGGACCAGAAGATCGCCGATGCCGAGCAGCGGATCGACAGCGCCAAGCAGCAGGCGCTCGACAATCTGCAGTCGGTCGCCGGCGACGTGGCGCAGCAAGCCAGCGCCAAGCTCCTCGGCGATAAGATCGCCAAGGAGAAGGCTGACGCCGCCGTGAAGAACGCGATGAAGCAATCCCAGGAAGGAGGCCAGGCCTGA
- a CDS encoding DsbA family protein: MKLRNILIACAASVAIAGAGLTAYLATGGESEAVAAELAASGTAIAAAQGQTAPGDVQTAQTDVTQVGDDEHILGDPDAPVTIIEYSSLTCPHCANFHEETLPKLKQEWIEPGKAKLVLRHYPLDRLALAGALVANCFEGDRFFAVVDLMFAQQQQWARADNPGQALQRLVSQAGMDSETFNQCISDQEEAKKILDRQQVGREQAGIQSTPTFLIDGTKLEGAQPYAEFEQALEAAGDGA; encoded by the coding sequence ATGAAACTACGGAATATCCTGATCGCCTGTGCCGCCTCCGTCGCGATCGCGGGCGCCGGCCTGACGGCCTATCTCGCCACCGGCGGCGAAAGCGAAGCCGTGGCCGCCGAGCTCGCAGCCTCGGGCACGGCAATCGCCGCGGCCCAAGGGCAGACCGCCCCCGGCGACGTCCAGACCGCGCAGACCGACGTCACCCAGGTGGGCGACGATGAGCACATCCTGGGCGATCCGGATGCACCTGTAACGATCATCGAATACAGCTCCCTGACCTGCCCGCACTGCGCCAACTTCCACGAAGAGACGCTGCCGAAGCTGAAGCAGGAGTGGATCGAGCCCGGCAAGGCGAAGCTGGTGCTCCGGCATTACCCACTGGACCGGCTGGCGCTGGCCGGCGCGCTGGTCGCTAACTGTTTCGAGGGCGACCGCTTCTTCGCCGTGGTGGACCTGATGTTCGCTCAACAGCAGCAGTGGGCCCGCGCGGACAACCCGGGGCAGGCGCTGCAGCGCCTGGTCAGCCAGGCCGGCATGGACAGCGAGACGTTCAACCAGTGCATCAGCGACCAAGAGGAAGCGAAGAAGATCCTGGACCGCCAGCAGGTCGGGCGGGAACAGGCCGGCATACAGTCCACCCCCACCTTCCTGATCGACGGCACCAAGCTCGAAGGCGCCCAGCCCTACGCCGAGTTTGAACAGGCGCTCGAGGCCGCGGGGGACGGCGCGTGA
- a CDS encoding F0F1 ATP synthase subunit C encodes METEAAKLIGAGLAAIGVTGAGIGVGNVWASYYNAIARNPSAKNDIGANIWIGFAVTEAIALYALIVALIVLFAF; translated from the coding sequence ATGGAAACCGAAGCTGCAAAGTTGATCGGTGCCGGCCTGGCCGCGATCGGTGTCACCGGCGCGGGTATCGGCGTGGGCAACGTCTGGGCCAGCTACTACAACGCGATCGCCCGCAACCCCTCCGCCAAGAACGACATCGGCGCGAACATCTGGATCGGCTTCGCCGTGACGGAAGCGATCGCGCTGTACGCCCTGATCGTCGCGCTGATCGTGCTCTTCGCGTTCTAA
- a CDS encoding F0F1 ATP synthase subunit A, translating to MHPMEQFELSPIVPIHIGDLNLSFTNSSLWMVIAVGIISALMMLPTRGRALVPGRWQAAAEMLYETVANMLRDSAGKEGRQYFPFVFCLFSFLLIGNLQGLIPGSFTFTSHIVVTFSLAAVVFLGTTVIGFVRHGIGFLKFFAPEGAPTWSLPLLVLIELISYLSRPVSLALRLFANMLVGHALLKTLAGFVFVLGLAGVIPLAGLVAITALEVLIAILQAYVFAILSCIYLNDALHMH from the coding sequence CTGCACCCGATGGAGCAGTTCGAGCTGTCGCCGATCGTCCCGATCCACATCGGCGATCTGAACCTGTCGTTCACCAACTCCTCGCTGTGGATGGTCATTGCGGTCGGGATCATCTCGGCCCTGATGATGCTGCCCACCCGCGGGCGTGCGCTCGTACCGGGTCGCTGGCAGGCCGCGGCGGAGATGCTGTACGAGACGGTCGCCAACATGCTCCGCGACAGCGCGGGCAAGGAAGGCCGGCAGTACTTCCCGTTCGTGTTCTGCCTGTTCAGCTTCCTGCTGATCGGTAACCTGCAGGGCCTGATCCCCGGGTCCTTCACCTTCACCAGCCACATCGTCGTGACCTTCTCACTGGCCGCGGTGGTGTTCCTGGGCACCACCGTGATCGGCTTCGTGCGTCACGGCATCGGCTTCCTGAAGTTCTTCGCCCCGGAAGGCGCGCCGACCTGGTCGCTGCCGCTGCTGGTGCTGATCGAACTGATCTCCTACCTGTCGCGGCCGGTGTCGCTGGCGCTACGTCTGTTCGCGAACATGCTGGTGGGCCACGCGCTCTTGAAGACGCTGGCCGGCTTCGTGTTCGTGCTGGGTCTGGCCGGCGTAATCCCGCTGGCCGGGCTGGTCGCAATCACCGCGCTGGAGGTGCTGATCGCGATCCTCCAGGCGTACGTCTTCGCCATCCTGAGCTGCATCTACCTGAACGACGCCCTGCACATGCACTAG
- the atpF gene encoding F0F1 ATP synthase subunit B, whose product MLQSTTFWVAIAFFIFVAIVGYYGLRPILRTLDARGQKIRKDIDEAEKLREEAQRQLADYKKKQREAQREADEILQHAKTEAKRMRERAERDLEEQIKRRERLTMEKIEQAEAQALAEVRNRAADIAVRATEQLLRDNMSDTHQKQLVDSTIEGVRKNLH is encoded by the coding sequence ATGCTGCAGAGCACGACATTCTGGGTCGCCATCGCCTTCTTCATCTTCGTCGCGATCGTCGGCTACTATGGCCTGCGCCCGATCCTGCGCACCCTCGACGCCCGCGGCCAAAAGATCCGCAAAGACATCGACGAGGCGGAGAAGCTGCGCGAGGAAGCCCAGCGCCAGCTCGCCGATTACAAGAAGAAGCAGCGCGAGGCGCAGCGCGAGGCGGACGAGATTCTCCAGCACGCCAAGACCGAGGCCAAGCGCATGCGCGAGCGTGCCGAGCGCGACCTCGAAGAGCAGATCAAGCGTCGCGAACGCCTGACCATGGAGAAGATCGAGCAGGCCGAGGCGCAGGCGCTCGCCGAGGTGCGTAACCGCGCCGCCGACATCGCCGTACGTGCCACCGAGCAACTGCTGCGCGACAACATGTCGGACACGCATCAAAAGCAGCTGGTCGACAGCACGATCGAGGGCGTGCGCAAGAACCTCCACTAG
- the smc gene encoding chromosome segregation protein SMC — MQFNRLRLKGFKSFVDPTELVVERGMTGIVGPNGCGKSNLVEALRWVMGETSAKRMRGGEMDDVIFAGSQRRPAHNIAEVAVHLDNADRTAPAQFNDLDELDIVRRIEREKGSTYRVNGKETRARDVQLLFADQATGAGSTALVSQGRIGAIINAKPSDRRSLLEEAAGISGLHSRRHEAELRLKAAESNLERLDDVIQTLEQQQQQLQKQVRQAKRYRNLSERIRRTEALLLHLDHLRAKDALASAKERLHQAENKVAELTEAASQRATEQAEAQNALPDLRQAEAEASAELQRLSLAKQQLEQEERQVEQTRKQAQARLDQTDADKRRAEDQARDADNAVARLEQERTELRQASAGEQEARDAAERERQQAQETAQQRDSELSELNQQVAADEAQARNLDKRVDELARRLDKLKRQRTETQQQIDKLTAEDSGDGHEAERARQRVEQAEQALTDAQAEAETADQTLSTAREREREAREALQTADAARNKLQAEIDALAGVVERGDTDSWTPVIDSIRARKGYEAALGAALGDDLDAPEDGDAPVHWLELPPLDDAPALPAGVTALSDVVRAPHSLGRRLSQVGVVADRTEGARLQPKLAPGQRLVSSEGDLWRWDGFVAGAEAPTAAAQRLEQQNRLSELRGEMPDKQHALDQAQEAYDAAKQAAQQAAEHEKAARQAVGEAQRELDTARKEQARLEKAAAATESRLASLRESAERQDTEISEVEEQLTQARQEKAELPDVQHARQKVNELRATLAEARSELSQKQSAVERLDREADQRARRLEAIDREVASWQERAQAGRQHLEDLEARRTEATQELEQLAAKPEELRAKREALSDSIEAAEQKRQAAADALAQGERRQSEADRALKDAEKQLGEAREQRVRAESQVEQAQANYDQIVERIEQRLHLHPDRALEAAEMDPSAELPERDEVESQLQRLTRERDNIGPVNLRAEQEEQELQERIDGMQSEREDLTNAIARLRSGIASLNKEGRERLLAAFEQVNGHFTDLFTRLFGGGQAQLSLTQTEDPLEAGLEIYASPPGKKLQVMSLLSGGEQALTALALLFAVFLVNPAPICVLDEVDAPLDDANVDRFCTLVEELAKSGKTRFLVITHHRMTMARMDRLFGVTMSERGVSQLVSVDLQAAEELRESA; from the coding sequence ATGCAGTTCAACCGCCTGCGTCTGAAGGGGTTCAAGTCGTTCGTCGACCCAACGGAACTGGTGGTCGAGCGCGGCATGACCGGCATCGTCGGCCCGAACGGCTGCGGCAAGTCCAACCTCGTCGAGGCGCTGCGCTGGGTGATGGGGGAAACCTCCGCCAAGCGCATGCGCGGCGGCGAGATGGACGACGTCATCTTCGCCGGCTCGCAGCGCCGGCCGGCCCACAACATCGCCGAGGTCGCGGTCCACCTGGACAACGCCGACCGCACCGCGCCTGCGCAGTTCAACGACCTGGACGAGCTCGACATCGTCCGCCGGATCGAACGGGAGAAGGGCTCGACCTACCGCGTCAACGGCAAAGAGACGCGGGCGCGCGACGTCCAACTGCTGTTCGCCGACCAGGCAACCGGCGCCGGCTCGACCGCGCTGGTCAGTCAGGGGCGGATCGGCGCGATCATCAACGCCAAGCCGAGCGACCGCCGCTCCCTACTCGAAGAGGCGGCCGGGATCAGCGGCCTGCACTCTCGCCGGCACGAGGCGGAACTGCGCCTGAAGGCGGCGGAAAGCAACCTGGAACGGCTGGACGACGTCATCCAGACGCTGGAGCAGCAACAGCAGCAGCTGCAAAAGCAGGTCCGCCAGGCCAAGCGCTACCGCAACCTGTCCGAACGCATCCGCCGGACCGAGGCGCTGCTGCTGCACCTCGACCATCTGCGGGCGAAGGACGCCCTCGCCAGCGCAAAGGAGCGCCTGCACCAGGCTGAGAACAAGGTCGCCGAACTGACCGAGGCCGCCTCCCAGCGGGCGACCGAGCAGGCAGAGGCGCAGAACGCCTTGCCCGACCTGCGTCAGGCGGAAGCCGAGGCGTCGGCCGAGCTGCAGCGCCTAAGCCTTGCCAAGCAGCAGCTGGAACAAGAAGAGCGGCAGGTCGAACAGACCCGCAAGCAAGCCCAAGCCCGCCTCGACCAGACCGATGCCGACAAGCGCCGGGCCGAGGACCAGGCACGCGACGCCGACAATGCCGTCGCACGCTTGGAGCAGGAACGCACCGAACTGCGCCAGGCGAGCGCGGGCGAACAGGAGGCCCGCGACGCCGCCGAACGCGAACGCCAACAGGCGCAGGAAACCGCGCAGCAGCGCGACTCCGAGCTGTCCGAACTGAACCAGCAGGTGGCCGCCGACGAGGCGCAGGCCCGCAACCTGGACAAGCGGGTCGACGAGCTGGCCCGCCGGCTGGACAAGTTGAAGCGCCAGCGCACCGAAACGCAGCAGCAGATCGACAAGCTCACGGCCGAGGACAGCGGCGACGGCCACGAAGCCGAGCGCGCGCGCCAACGCGTCGAACAGGCGGAACAGGCGCTGACCGACGCGCAGGCCGAAGCGGAAACCGCCGACCAGACACTGTCGACCGCGCGCGAGCGCGAGCGCGAGGCCCGCGAGGCGCTGCAGACGGCCGACGCCGCCCGGAACAAGTTGCAGGCGGAGATCGACGCGCTGGCCGGCGTGGTCGAACGCGGCGACACCGACAGCTGGACCCCGGTGATCGACTCGATCCGGGCGCGCAAGGGCTACGAGGCCGCTCTGGGCGCGGCCCTGGGCGACGATCTGGATGCTCCCGAGGACGGCGATGCGCCCGTGCACTGGCTGGAACTGCCGCCGCTCGACGACGCGCCCGCCCTGCCCGCCGGCGTCACCGCCCTGTCGGACGTGGTGCGTGCCCCGCACAGCCTGGGGCGGCGGCTGTCGCAGGTCGGCGTGGTCGCCGACCGGACCGAGGGGGCACGGCTGCAGCCCAAGCTTGCGCCCGGCCAACGGCTGGTCAGTTCGGAGGGGGACCTGTGGCGCTGGGACGGTTTCGTCGCCGGTGCCGAAGCGCCAACCGCCGCCGCCCAGCGGCTGGAGCAGCAGAACCGCTTGAGCGAGCTGCGCGGCGAAATGCCGGACAAGCAGCACGCGCTCGACCAGGCGCAGGAAGCCTACGACGCCGCCAAGCAGGCCGCGCAGCAAGCAGCCGAACACGAGAAGGCCGCGCGTCAGGCGGTCGGCGAGGCGCAACGCGAGCTGGACACCGCGCGCAAGGAACAGGCGCGCCTGGAAAAGGCGGCAGCGGCGACCGAAAGCCGCCTCGCCTCCCTGCGCGAAAGCGCGGAACGGCAGGATACCGAGATCAGCGAGGTCGAGGAGCAACTAACCCAGGCACGCCAGGAGAAGGCCGAACTGCCCGACGTTCAGCACGCCCGGCAGAAGGTCAACGAACTGCGCGCCACCCTGGCGGAGGCGCGCAGCGAGCTGTCGCAGAAGCAAAGCGCGGTCGAGCGGCTGGACCGGGAGGCCGACCAGCGCGCCCGGCGGCTGGAGGCGATCGACCGCGAGGTCGCGAGCTGGCAGGAGCGCGCCCAAGCCGGCCGCCAGCATCTGGAGGACCTGGAGGCCCGCCGCACCGAGGCGACCCAGGAACTGGAACAGCTCGCCGCCAAGCCGGAGGAACTGCGGGCAAAGCGCGAGGCCCTGTCCGACAGCATCGAGGCGGCCGAACAGAAGCGTCAGGCAGCCGCCGACGCGCTGGCCCAGGGCGAACGCCGGCAGTCCGAAGCCGACCGTGCGCTCAAAGACGCCGAGAAGCAGTTGGGCGAGGCCCGCGAGCAGCGCGTGCGCGCGGAAAGCCAGGTTGAGCAGGCGCAGGCCAACTACGACCAGATCGTCGAGCGGATCGAGCAGCGCCTGCACCTGCACCCGGACCGTGCGCTGGAAGCCGCGGAGATGGACCCAAGCGCCGAGCTGCCCGAGCGCGACGAGGTGGAAAGCCAGCTACAACGCCTGACCCGGGAGCGCGACAACATCGGCCCGGTGAACCTGCGTGCCGAGCAGGAAGAGCAGGAGTTGCAGGAACGCATCGACGGCATGCAGTCGGAGCGCGAGGACCTGACCAACGCGATCGCCCGACTGCGCAGTGGCATCGCCAGCCTGAACAAGGAGGGCCGGGAGCGGCTGCTGGCCGCCTTCGAGCAGGTCAACGGCCACTTCACCGATCTGTTCACCCGTCTGTTCGGAGGCGGCCAGGCGCAACTGTCCCTGACCCAGACGGAGGACCCGCTGGAGGCCGGGCTGGAGATCTACGCTTCCCCGCCAGGCAAGAAGCTGCAGGTGATGTCGCTCCTGTCCGGCGGCGAGCAGGCGTTGACCGCACTCGCCCTGCTGTTTGCGGTCTTTCTGGTGAACCCGGCGCCGATCTGCGTGCTCGACGAGGTCGACGCGCCGCTGGACGATGCCAACGTCGACCGTTTCTGCACCCTGGTCGAGGAACTGGCGAAAAGCGGCAAGACCCGCTTCCTGGTGATCACTCACCACCGCATGACGATGGCGCGCATGGACCGCCTGTTCGGTGTCACCATGAGCGAACGCGGCGTCTCCCAACTGGTTTCCGTCGACCTGCAGGCCGCCGAGGAACTGCGCGAAAGCGCATAG
- a CDS encoding 2-dehydropantoate 2-reductase, whose translation MHILMFGAGGVGGYYGARLVEAGYAVSFVARGRHAAAMTTHGLQVRSQRGDITVDRPNVVDDPAKLGTPPDVAFVCVKLMQTEEAARQLAPLATAGTAVCSLQNGVDRDEVLARHCGSAALLDGTTQIGAAIAEPGVIQHTGTMANLSYGEPQGHDSARLQALDAVLQDTAARTGGFEARQSPDIRLDIWRKFSFLAPFASLTARHRSPIGPLREASKTRAELESLIAETVAVGRAAGAALPDGREAEVMKFIDGLPAEMKSSMLHDLEAGKPLELDWLTGAVLRLGQRHGVATPANQVIYDHMESYRNG comes from the coding sequence ATGCATATCCTGATGTTTGGGGCCGGCGGGGTCGGCGGCTATTACGGGGCCCGCCTGGTCGAGGCCGGCTATGCGGTGAGCTTCGTTGCCCGCGGACGCCATGCCGCCGCGATGACCACGCACGGCCTGCAGGTCCGCTCCCAACGCGGTGATATCACCGTGGACCGGCCGAACGTCGTCGACGATCCTGCCAAGTTAGGCACGCCCCCCGACGTCGCCTTCGTATGCGTCAAGCTGATGCAAACGGAAGAAGCGGCCCGCCAACTGGCCCCACTGGCGACCGCCGGCACGGCCGTGTGTTCGCTGCAGAACGGTGTCGACCGGGACGAGGTGCTGGCGCGCCACTGCGGGTCCGCCGCGCTGTTGGACGGCACCACCCAGATCGGCGCGGCGATCGCCGAACCGGGCGTGATCCAGCACACCGGCACGATGGCCAACCTGAGCTACGGCGAGCCGCAAGGGCATGACAGCGCCCGCCTGCAGGCGCTCGACGCGGTCCTGCAGGACACCGCCGCGCGTACCGGCGGGTTCGAAGCACGCCAGAGCCCCGACATCCGCCTGGATATCTGGCGCAAGTTCAGCTTCCTCGCCCCGTTCGCCAGCCTGACCGCCCGCCACCGCAGCCCGATCGGCCCGCTGCGCGAGGCTTCCAAAACGCGCGCGGAGCTGGAATCGCTGATCGCGGAGACGGTCGCGGTGGGCCGCGCCGCAGGGGCCGCCCTGCCGGACGGTCGGGAAGCGGAGGTGATGAAGTTCATCGACGGCCTCCCGGCGGAGATGAAGAGTTCCATGCTGCACGATCTGGAGGCGGGTAAGCCGCTGGAGCTCGACTGGCTCACCGGCGCGGTGCTGCGCCTGGGTCAGCGCCACGGGGTCGCAACCCCCGCAAACCAAGTGATCTACGACCATATGGAATCCTACAGAAATGGATGA
- a CDS encoding AtpZ/AtpI family protein: MPDPDEPSPLKGLGERIAARRAEHARQQGQKSSLASTSGLGLGLRIATELVSALAVGVGIGLILDTWLNTAPWLLITFFILGAGAGMTNLIRTAKEADAAQARERAEAAAQSQSARRETDTRADRDG; encoded by the coding sequence ATGCCGGACCCGGACGAACCGTCTCCGCTGAAGGGGCTGGGCGAGCGGATCGCAGCGCGGCGTGCGGAACACGCGCGCCAGCAAGGACAGAAATCCTCGCTCGCCTCGACGAGCGGTCTGGGACTGGGATTGCGCATCGCCACCGAGCTGGTCTCGGCCCTGGCGGTGGGCGTGGGGATCGGCCTGATCCTCGACACTTGGCTGAACACGGCGCCCTGGTTGTTGATCACCTTCTTCATCCTGGGCGCGGGCGCGGGGATGACGAACCTGATCCGCACGGCCAAGGAAGCCGATGCGGCGCAGGCACGCGAACGCGCCGAGGCGGCCGCGCAATCACAAAGCGCGCGCCGCGAGACGGACACGCGCGCGGACCGTGACGGGTAA
- a CDS encoding LysR family transcriptional regulator, which yields MDWDKLRVFHAVAEAGSFTHAGDLLNLSQSAVSRQISALEESLRVPLFHRHARGLILTEQGELLYRTAHEVFGKLAMTEAQLTESKDRPKGPLRITTTVALGSTWLAPRMGDFVEVYPEIETHMLLEDRELDLSMREADVAIRLSPPRQGDLIQRHLFTVHMHVYASPGYIKRFGMPHDAADIDNHRVVVYGDDLRPPVPDVNWLLRTGQNSGKLRRPVMTVNNVYAIMRAVRNGVGLGALPEFMVQGANDLVRVLPELEGPQIDAYFVYPEEMRSSKRIQVFRDFLLRQVAESRF from the coding sequence ATGGACTGGGACAAGCTGCGCGTCTTTCACGCCGTAGCCGAGGCGGGCAGCTTCACCCACGCGGGCGATCTCCTGAACCTGAGCCAATCGGCGGTCAGCCGGCAGATCTCGGCGCTTGAGGAGTCGCTGCGCGTCCCGCTGTTCCACCGACACGCACGCGGTCTGATCCTGACCGAACAGGGCGAGTTGCTGTACCGCACCGCGCACGAGGTGTTCGGCAAGCTCGCCATGACCGAAGCGCAGCTGACCGAGAGCAAGGACCGCCCGAAAGGTCCGCTGCGGATCACCACCACGGTTGCGCTCGGGTCGACCTGGCTGGCGCCGCGCATGGGCGATTTCGTCGAGGTCTACCCGGAGATCGAGACGCACATGCTGCTGGAGGACCGGGAACTCGACCTGTCGATGCGCGAGGCCGACGTGGCGATCCGCCTGTCGCCGCCACGCCAGGGCGACCTGATCCAGCGTCACCTGTTCACCGTGCACATGCACGTCTACGCCTCGCCGGGCTATATCAAGCGCTTCGGCATGCCCCACGACGCGGCAGACATCGACAACCACCGGGTGGTAGTCTACGGCGACGACCTGCGCCCGCCCGTGCCGGATGTGAACTGGCTGCTGCGCACGGGCCAGAACAGCGGCAAGCTGCGCCGGCCGGTGATGACGGTGAACAACGTCTACGCGATCATGCGCGCGGTGCGGAACGGTGTCGGGCTCGGCGCCCTGCCGGAGTTCATGGTCCAGGGCGCCAACGACCTTGTGCGCGTGCTACCGGAACTCGAAGGGCCGCAGATCGACGCCTACTTCGTCTATCCAGAAGAGATGCGCTCCAGTAAGCGCATCCAGGTGTTCCGGGACTTCCTGCTGCGCCAGGTGGCGGAGTCGCGTTTCTAG